The genomic window GGATTATTAATAATAATAAACCCAGAAAAATCTGAAATTGCTAAAAAAGCAAATATAAAGGTGAAAGGGAGATATGCTATAACAGTTAAGGAATGAAATTATGTTAAAACTTCCTAATTATTTAAGAGAGGAGCTTAGGAAACCCTTTGGAAAAGTATATAAAACCATTCCAAATATTAATGGTGATATAGTAACTGTTGGGGATATAGTAACAAAGACCTTAATTGAAAAAAATATTATCCCCAAACTTTCTATTATTGATAAAAAAACTAAAAGAAACATTCCTGTTGAGATAAACC from Methanocaldococcus villosus KIN24-T80 includes these protein-coding regions:
- the spt4 gene encoding transcription elongation factor subunit Spt4, producing the protein MRACLKCKYLTTEETCPICGAQTSENWMGLLIIINPEKSEIAKKANIKVKGRYAITVKE